The Homo sapiens chromosome 21, GRCh38.p14 Primary Assembly DNA window tgtgttcgCATCATTTAGCTCCCTCTTGTAATTTACAACAtgcactatttggttttctgtttctatgttagtttgccaaggagaatagcctctagctccatccatgttcccacaaaagatacgatcttgttctttttttatggctacatagtatttcatggtatatatgtaccacattttctttattcaatctgtcattgatggccATTTATCTTGATTCCACATCTTCGCTATTCTGAATcatgctacaatgaacattcgTGCGCAAGTGTCTTTagtagaaaacacagaaaaacctAGCCAGATATTTAGTAGTTTTTAAGACAAAAAGTAAGCAAAGAATATTAAAGCAGATATGCACATGTAATGTTACCCAGTTTTATTTAAACTTACGTTCTTCACTTTGTAAAATTTAAAGCAACTACTCTAGGGGAAATAACTAGGAGATACAGTAAGAGAAGTGTGCTTTGATATTGCATatctatataattataaataagcaGTTTTGACATCTTGCTCCAGTGAATATTTTCTAGTTACTGGAATTCAGATTATTCCTCATCTATCATGGGTAACAGTAGAAATCAAATTCGTAGGCAAATGATAGGATAGGAGAGCAATAGACGGTATGGATATATGGATATGGACACAGTAGGTATTGTGTTTAAGTTTCTGGTTCCTCAAACATAATTACTAAAAGTCATATTCACAGGCTGGATGGTAAGAAGCAGACTGGCAGCTACTAGAAGAATAGAAGGTTGGGTGGTAAAAGTTGGGTCTATAATTTAGGGATGTGAAAGCAATGGGACAATAACCCATGGATTGGAATACACTGGATACAAAGCCCAGGGATGGAGAGCCACAGCCAAAAGATTGAAAGCCCCTGGATCCAAAGCCCAGAGATCCAGAGTAAGTCATCTGGCAGGGCCTGCAGAGTATAGAGGTTCTGGGGCAATAGCAGGAGATCTGGCAGGTGCTGGACACTACACAGGATGTCTGGCACCTGCGGAGCTCCCAGCAGGTCTCCTGACAGCCCCTGTAGAGAGAAGAGCCCAGCTGGCAGGTGCTGGGAGAGCAGAGGTCAGTGCTGTAGACCAGTTTGCTGGGGTAGGAAGAGCCACAAGAGAAGCCTGGGTAGCGCAGTTATGCCCCACAGGGCGGGAGGAGAAGTTTCCAGAGTAGCAGTTGTAGGAGAGAGTTGACTTACAATGACAAGGTTGTGACTTTGAATGTCACTTCTTGGACCTGGGGACTTATATGCCCTTAACATTGGGTGTGTCATCCACATGGCACATAAAATAGGTTACCTGCCaactttaaatgaattaaaaagataatcaTAGTCAgacatatgtatttattgtgaTTTTACAGCTAGGAAGTGCAGTAATGTTTGTGCCTTGGGATTCAGTTAATAGTGTTGACTCTTTAAAGCTATTACTCATCTTCCCTTACCAAAGGTCACTCTTCAGATAACTCAGAGAATCGCTTTAGAGGTAGACAGTGTCTGGGCTGAGGGAAGctgccttaattaaaaataattgatacCCATTTCACAATCTGTCTCAAAATTGTTGCCATCTGGTGCACAAAGTTGCCAGCTAACCAATCTATTCATAGTCATTTCtttcaaacaaaaacatacattcACTGTCACCGCAAAGTAGCAAGCTAACTTAACGAAGAATGTCATCAGAAAGCAGCAATGGTGATATGCAAGatataatgtctttttaaaaatcaaacttcaaCTGGAACAGCTTTAATGAAATATTAACTGAGATTCCCTTATTTTCTGTGCTCCTGTTTAAAACTGTATGCAGACTATTAGGAGCCAATCTTAGCTTTTCTTTCCTTGGGTGTGTGTTTACTGTTgagtgaattaaaaataataaattgctttatgtattttggaatGGTCGAGATTATTCATCTAAGATGCTTaaaaggcattaaaaataaaaacagatcatGTGTCAAAGATGCCTAGTGTATTTCTACCTCTAATCAGAGTCAGTGTTTCCCACTAAAAGAATTCCCCAGAATCTGGAAAAGATTCCtgttttaaagaaagtttataaagtaaCTGCTTTGAGATGGTGAGACAAAGGCAGCATCTTAGGAAGATTCTTCCTTTGCCTCAAAAATAACATACATGACTTTGACGTAAATTATTTTCAGGTGTTTCTGACAGGTATTACAACACTTCTAAAATAATGGTCatattttctcttgttctgtGACTTGTATTTCACCTTGATGTAATGGTGTAATGAGACTGATATCTTGAGGAAGAGGAGAGATTGAGATTTATCTTGCTGTGGTTTCTGTGTTGTTTGATTTgctcatttttagaaaaaagtttcCATTCCACTTCTGAATGAAAGTAGTTGAATGCAAAAAAATCCATACTTTGAGAAAAGAATGTGCGACATTACTTAATATCTGATCCCTCAGAGTATTCTTCTACTGAAATTGCTTATATAGGAATGGATGACATTAAAACAAGAAAGCAACTTCAATTTAGGCGGGCTAAATATTTGTGTGGCTATTTtgatattcaatattttattgacaAACACAACAGGAAGATTTGGAATCTACTAGAATGCTTTTTGGCTATTAATAATTGAGAAGCCTAATAAATAAGAATTGTTTATTCCAGAAACACAGAACAAACTATGTTACTTAATAAATGAAACATGATTGGAGATCAATTTGTCTCCTCAAAAGTTTAGACTTATAAAGTCTACAATTTGGAAGGAAGTTGAGCAATTATCTCCAGCCTCCTGTCAGATTGGAATTCCACTTACAACATCCTAATTAGATTTTCCCAGGGCCCTCAGTATGGAAATATCATTAATTGCAAGAGCAACTCATTTTAGATTTTTAGCTGAATCTTCCCCTAAAACTTTTACCTAGTAATCCTGATTCTTCATAGAAGGGAGTCTCAGTTCACTTCCATTGTAGAATACATCAGTTCTGAAGATGGATGTCTTAAGAGGTTTGCCCATTCCCACAGGTTAAGGCATTTCCTGCATCCGTGCCATATATCTATTTACAGTTTGCTCTGATGAACTTTCTGAGCGAATCCAGAAAAATCCTCATTACTCTAGTACTCTAGGCAGAATATATATGTCAGCTGATACATCAGAGGTCACAAAGGCATTCACTCTCAATTACACATTATCATCATGTATCCTTCCCACCCctttatttcaatttataaaGTCATTTGTTACTAtgaattctttacatattttatctttctgtgaATACTACATGGGATAGACATTTCCctcatttcttgcttttcttttccctctctggTAAAAATGTCACCctctgagagaaaagaaaggaaaagattaacGATTTACATTTTACTTATAGTGCTTATTATTTTCCTCTCAGTAACATCAACATGACCAAAAATTACTTATACCTTATGGGGATAAACGGTTTTTTATAATCAAACTTATTGATGACTTCTATGAAGAAGCAAATCAACCTTTGAGTAAGGGATTTCTTTAGTAGTTTTACAATGTAAACTTCAAAGCACTTGTTCAAAAATTTCACCCTTCATTCTTAACTCTTCATGTGCACAAGAGTGACTTAGCTACTTGTGTTATAAGAAATCTAAACTTAAATATGTTAGGCACTCATTTAGCATGTCTACCAAATAAGGATTGTTATTGGGTTATTTCTTCTAATGGTTCAAAGAATTGAAAGAAGGAATagatattgaaattttttttctgttctcaatTGAATTTATAAAATTGGAGCAAGATCAAAGTCCCTTCCAGATTACAAGGTATTTTTCAGATCTTTACAAATACCAGAACTCTCAGTGTCTTAGCCGTTTGATCCAATTTCTAGAAGGACAGGATGAATGAAGCatcaagtttttttctttgtttttttgtttctttgtttgtttgtttgttttggagatggaatcttgctctgtctcccaggctggagtgcagtggtacgatctcggctcactgcaaactccgcctcccgggttcaagcaattctcctgcctcagcctcctgagtagctgggattacagccgcccaccaccatgcccggctaatttttgtatttttagtagagacggagtttcaccatgttggtcaggctggtctggaactcctgacctcgtgatatgcctgcctcagcctcccaaagtgctggaattacaagtgtgagcctccgcgcccgacCCTTTGAAGCATCAGTCTTATAGGTACAATTATGGTGGTTTTCATTCTACCTAAGCAAGATGAATGAGAAATGGCATTTTTGTTTCATGAACAATTGCTttgaaaaactaatgaaattcTTTCATGTAGAAGTCTACGttcataaataaaattctttgagtgttaatatatttcattttgacTGCAGCCTAATTAAGTGTTCTCATTAGAATGGGCACTTGTGACTACACCTATTGCTAGAGTATGTCAGTGTCCAGTATAGAAGGtaacattcacacacacacgctcCTCACTGcaaatcacctgagctcagaacTCCTGTTAACATGTCTTACAACTGCAGCTCTGGAAACTTCTCCTCCTGCTGTTTTGGAAGTTACCTGAGGTATCCAGTTTCCACTTATAATTTGTTCTACCCCAGCAATGCCATCTATTCTCCAAATACCTGCCAACTGGGCTCCTCTCTCTACAATGGCTGTCAGGAGACCTACTGTGAGCCCACCAGCTGCCAGACATCCTGCACTTTGGCCAGATCCTATCAGACATCCTGTTACTGCCCAAAGAATTCCATCTTCTGCAGTCCCCGCCAGACTAACTACATAAGATCCCTTGGATGTGGAAACACTGGCCTTGGATCTCTTGGTTGTGGAAGCACTGGCTTCCAATCTCTGGACTGTGGGTCCAGCTTCTACCACCCAACTACCTTTTCATCCAGGAATTTCCAGGCAACTTGTTACTAACCAGCCTTTGGGTCTCGCCTTTTTGGATCATCTTACTGAATATTCTCCATTCTCTCATGATTATTTCTGTACTCTATGGAACTGCAACACTCAGCCTGTCCAATATCTGTGATTGTTGACCATCTACATCAGTAGGACTCAGCATCCTAGCCCTCTTGGAAGTATATGATTGAACACGGACAAATTAATCTTGACCTAGGACCCTTCCTAAATCTGACAGGAGATATATCTTGAATTTCAATTTTTGTGCCAATGCTCAGGATCATTTCTGTTATCATCTTTCTAAAATCCTTCTCTCATTATTTTCCCAGAACTCTTCCactcaaatatatttcaaatagttacaatattttaaataagcttaTTTCTTTGGCATGAATTCtggcattccattttattttgttaatacaaTACacttaggctgggcatgatggctcacacctgtaatcccagcactttgggagactgaggctggcggatcactttaggtcaagagtttgaggccatcctggccaacacagtgaaaacccatttctactaaaaatacaaaaattagcaaggcctggtgtgcacctataatcccagctactcaggaggctgaggcaggcgaatcacttgaatctgagagacggaggttgtagtcagctgagatcatgccactacactccagcctgggcaacaaagtgggactctgtgtcaaaaaataaataaataaataagtaaaaatgatacATTTAGTGAATTCATCCCATATCTTCAACTGTCTTCCTTAGGtacactttttgtttgtttcatatgttttattgatattttgttgaatagaaaacaaagtgcaaagaaaatttaaatatataacctATCACATGTTTTAAGAGATTTAAATCCCCTCATAAgtgcattttttatatatttgcttcagaaaattttgttttagtctttcattgaaaaaaaatttattgaggtcCTATTATATACCAAGCATTACGCTGAACAAAGACACAAATTCTCTGCTTCAGGAAGTTCCCACAAATACAATTATAACTTATATGGCAAATGGAATAATGGGGTGAAGACAAGATTCAGTGGGAACACAAAGAAGAACTTCAAAAACActcagagaaaataatataaacccATTATTGAAAATAGAGTAAATAAGTTACACTTAATTTTAGAATAACAAATCTTACTGATCTATTGTGTCCATTGCAGTCCCTTGAAAAGCAGCTGCCAAATGGgattaaacataaaaaagattTATTGGTGAAAATGCCAGTGATAGATAATGGGGAGGTAGTTGGAGAGGTCTGGGAGAGCCATACTACTGTGGAGTATGTCTAGCCTCAGTGAAGGACAGAGGGAACTAAGTTTGGTCTAGAAGAAACTTCTTTAAGAAACTCCCcatcgggcgtggtggctcatgcctgtgatcccagcgctttgggaggccgaggcgggtggatcgcgaggtcaggagatcgagaccaccctggctaacacggtgaaaccccgtctctactaaaaatacaaaaaattagccgggcctggtggcgggtgcctgtagtcccagctactcgggaggctgaggcaggagaatggcgtgaacccgggaggcagagcttgcagtgagccaagacagtgccactgcactccggcctgggcgacagagcgagactccgtctcaaaaaaaaaaaaagaaaagaaaagaaaagataagaaaaaaaaagaaactcctttAGGGCAATTCTAAGAAAGTTTTGGCAAGTCACCCATCAAAGGAGCCTTACATATCACCAAAATGGGCCTGCCTTAGCATCCTTGCCAAGAGTATTTACTAACAAGAATGGATGACAGCACAACCTTGGCACAGAAGTGATGGTAGATTCAAAGACCAACTGCTGTAGCTGTCAATCAGTCAGTAATGCTCCCTGAAGCAGAAGATTTAAGAGGTACATTTGCATAGCTTCCATCTTCATGATATTTATTCTGATCCTAAGTAAGCTCAGCACTGATAAACAgtggtaaaataataaataataacttggaatttttcatgtttttcttactTTGATCAAAATGTCAATTATTATGTCAGACCCTATAGAGGACCCACTGAATGAAAATCTAACCCTACTACTGAGTAAGAGAAAATCAAGAATTATTAGATGGTTATCTTTGATTTTAATTGATGCATTAAGCAGACAGGACTCAGGACACAATTAGGAaactgcttcatttttttttaacaccactGAACTTCACACTTGAATTTAGAGCTCTAGCTTCCCTGAATCCCTGAACAACACAATGGGTAGATCTATGATCACATTaagatattaagaaaaattttcatttcacGTTAGTAATCCAAAGTTGCATAATTACAAAACCAGTCTTACAGCCACAATAAAAGCTTCTCCCTTTCCCCTCAGTTTAGGCCTGTCATGTGTTTCCAAAGGCCACCAGTGgtttaaagaagattttttttttttttaaatttccatactCCACCTTGCCTTCCATCAATGTACTGCTCCTTGTTTCCCTTTGATTCAAACATACACaatgggaggaaagaaaatgacaacCAGGGCCATCTTCCTCAACATGATGCTTTAGGCCACCTGTGTCAACATGGACTTTGTTGTTTGCCTCTGAAAACTTTTACTGGGAAGAGATAATAACAACCAATAGCTCATTTCACTGCATGCTTCAGGAAATTCCTATAGATTAATTTGTTGGAGCCAATAGCCCAAAGACCTGAATAAACAGTTCCCTAATTAAGCAACAGTTTATGTATCAAGAAACTCATGTCAGCTTCCTCTCTGAAAGACCCACCTTGAACCAGCTCAGCCCAGAATCTCATTTCTAACACCTCCCTGTGGAAACACAGACAAGACTTACAGTAGCATTCTTCTTTGTGGCAGGGAGCTCAAATATACTTCATTTCGTCTTAGCAGATTTTCTGGTGATCTTACAGGTTTTTCAATAGGGACATTAAGGTTTGT harbors:
- the KRTAP15-1 gene encoding keratin-associated protein 15-1; this translates as MSYNCSSGNFSSCCFGSYLRYPVSTYNLFYPSNAIYSPNTCQLGSSLYNGCQETYCEPTSCQTSCTLARSYQTSCYCPKNSIFCSPRQTNYIRSLGCGNTGLGSLGCGSTGFQSLDCGSSFYHPTTFSSRNFQATCY